In the Engystomops pustulosus chromosome 2, aEngPut4.maternal, whole genome shotgun sequence genome, one interval contains:
- the KCNE1 gene encoding potassium voltage-gated channel subfamily E member 1 — MASMTSENTTDINTSVFTQINNYVQGPVNATMTYTKPSDRMEVVYILLLLGFFGFFTFGIMLSYIRSKKREHSSDPYHTYIAKEWKKTPIIPSRLTVPTTTCFFVENKFAVEQPNSIIPSTSAN, encoded by the coding sequence ATGGCGTCAATGACAAGTGAAAACACAACCGATATaaacacctcagtcttcacccAGATCAATAACTATGTCCAAGGTCCAGTCAACGCAACCATGACCTACACAAAACCCTCAGACCGGATGGAGGTGGTCTACATTCTTCTCCTCCTgggattttttggattttttacaTTTGGAATCATGCTCAGTTACATCCGCTCCAAAAAGCGGGAGCATTCCAGTGATCCGTATCACACGTACATCGCCAAAGAGTGGAAAAAAACACCTATAATACCCTCACGACTTACAGTACCCACCACGACCTGCTTCTTTGTGGAGAATAAGTTTGCAGTAGAGCAACCTAACAGTATTATACCTTCTACAAGTGCGAACTGA